Proteins from one Telopea speciosissima isolate NSW1024214 ecotype Mountain lineage chromosome 1, Tspe_v1, whole genome shotgun sequence genomic window:
- the LOC122668714 gene encoding bifunctional monothiol glutaredoxin-S16, chloroplastic: MAAINPSILPGSSFCALFSRAPKNAPHLSLYSHLRHSTSFPSLSSKLDKSGRKFPSSTVVSALKKLSETELFVIPDETVQLATQIPSDSGVYAVYDKNNDLQFIGISRSIGASILFHRKSVPDLFQSVKVGVVDEPERTALTQAWKSWMEEHIGATGKVPPGNESGNTTWFRQSPQKKKKPDLRLTPGRHVQLTVPLEELIDRLVKENKVVAFIKGSRSAPLCGFSERVVGILENEGMEFESVDVLDEEYNFGLRETLKSYSNWPTFPQVFVNGELVGGCDILSSMHEKGELAYLFNKSN, encoded by the exons ATGGCCGCAATCAACCCCTCTATTCTTCCAGGCTCCTCTTTCTGCGCTTTATTTTCTCGTGCCCCCAAGAATGCCCCTCATCTTTCTTTGTATTCCCATCTCAGACACTCCACCTCCTTTCCTTCTCTATCCTCGAAGCTCGACAAGTCTGGCAGAAAATTCCCTTCCTCCACCGTTGTCTCTGCTCTTAAGAAACTTTCAGAGACGGAGCTTTTCGTCATTCCTGATGAAACAGTACAACTCGCCACACAAATCCCTTCAGATTCTGGCGTATACGCCGTCTACGATAAGAACAACGATCTTCAATTCATCGGTATCTCGCGAAGCATCGGAGCCAGTATTCTCTTCCACCGGAAATCAGTCCCCGATCTCTTCCAATCCGTCAAG GTGGGAGTGGTGGATGAGCCTGAGCGAACGGCCCTAACGCAAGCGTGGAAATCATGGATGGAGGAGCACATTGGAGCCACCGGAAAGGTCCCACCGGGAAACGAATCGGGAAACACCACGTGGTTCCGGCAGTCGccgcagaagaagaagaaaccggATCTCCGGTTGACGCCGGGCAGGCACGTGCAGCTGACGGTGCCATTGGAGGAGCTAATTGATAGGCTAGTGAAGGAGAACAAGGTGGTGGCCTTCATCAAGGGATCGAGAAGTGCTCCGCTGTGTGGGTTCTCAGAAAGGGTGGTGGGGATATTGGAGAACGAAGGGATGGAGTTCGAGAGCGTGGACGTGCTGGACGAAGAGTATAACTTTGGGTTGAGGGAGACTCTGAAGAGTTACAGCAATTGGCCTACATTCCCTCAGGTGTTTGTGAATGGGGAATTGGTTGGTGGGTGTGATATCTTATCGTCCATGCACGAGAAGGGCGAGCTTGCGTATTTGTTCAACAAGAGTAattag
- the LOC122642342 gene encoding 60S acidic ribosomal protein P0-like encodes MAVKPTKAQKKSAYDKKLCELVDQYGQILVVAADNVGSNQLQKIRQGLRGDSIILMGKNTMMKRSIRLHAERTGNNDYLNLVPLLVGNVGLIFTKGDLKEIREEVGKYKVGAPARVGLIAPIDVIVPPGNTGLDPSQTSFFQVLNIPTKINKGTVEILTHVELIKKGDKVGSSESALLSKLGIRPFSYGLVVVSVYDTGSVFSPEVLDLTEDDLVTKFANGLCNVISLSLAISYPTLAATPHMFINAYKNVLAVGIATEYSFPQAEKVKEYLKDPSKFAVAAAAPVAAASGAAPAAAADAKVEEKKEEAAEESDDDMGFSLFD; translated from the exons ATGGCGGTGAAACCAACGAAGGCTCAAAAGAAGAGTGCGTATGACAAGAAGCTATGCGAGCTTGTGGATCAGTACGGACAGATACTAGTGGTTGCGGCAGACAATGTGGGATCGAATCAGTTGCAGAAAATCAGACAAGGTTTGCGTGGAGATTCAATAATTTTGATGGGGAAGAACACTATGATGAAGAGATCCATCAGGCTTCATGCCGAGAGGACTGGGAACAATGACTATCTCAATCTCGTTCCCCTCCTTGTG GGAAATGTTGGTTTGATATTCACAAAGGGCGACTTGAAGGAAATACGGGAAGAGGTTGGCAAATacaag GTTGGAGCTCCTGCCCGTGTGGGACTTATTGCACCTATTGATGTCATTGTGCCACCCGGAAACACAGGGTTGGACCCTTCTCAGACTTCATTTTTTCAG GTGCTCAATATTCCAACAAAGATTAACAAGGGAACAGTTGAAATCCTCACCCATGTGGAACTTATAAAGAAAGGTGATAAGGTTGGCTCTTCTGAGTCTGCTCTGCTTTCGAAGCTGGGAATAAGACCCTTCTCTTATGGTCTTGTTGTGGTGTCTGTATATGACACTGGCTCAGTCTTCAGTCCAGAGGTGCTTGATCTCACAGAGGATGACTTGGTTACCAAATTTGCCAATGGTTTGTGCAATGTCATTTCTCTGTCCTTGGCAATCTCATATCCTACATTGGCTGCTACACCCCATATGTTCATCAATGCCTACAAGAATGTTCTGGCCGTTGGAATTGCAACTGAATATTCTTTCCCCCAGGCTGAGAAAGTGAAAGAATACTTGAAG GATCCTAGCAAGTTTGCAGTCGCCGCCGCGGCCCCAGTTGCTGCAGCGTCTGGTGCTgctcctgctgctgctgctgatgccaaggtggaagagaagaaggaagaagctgcTGAAGAGTCTGATGATGATATGGGTTTCAGTTTGTTCgattaa
- the LOC122668708 gene encoding gibberellin 2-beta-dioxygenase 8-like, with translation MSGQDLSSYPPLFVQTSDSERSVGLVSDSSPPIVDDWDPFPIIDFLKLNPEEIGKACRDWGMFRLVNHGIPEELSAQLQEVSKKLFSLPFETKQAQLQSPMSYFWGTPALTPNGVVVNQGVQKVNRVEGIFVLLSQLSQMPPGDDDVPMLNSFRNLLEEYEKHMARLARFLFEALRKNVDMDPNSSQSYLSEATGVVRIYRYLQCSEPNKAEGMVAHTDSSVLSILNQDEVGGLQIFKDDKWIEIKPITNTLIVNIGDMLQAMSNDEYKSVEHRVMNKRAERISICYFVFPEDEGVIQSTKYKPFTYKEFQAQVQKDLKTIGIKVGLQRFRL, from the exons atGTCGGGACAGGACCTCTCATCGTATCCTCCCCTCTTTGTCCAGACAAGCGACTCAGAACGGTCGGTGGGATTGGTTTCCGATTCCTCCCCACCGATCGTCGATGACTGGGATCCTTTCCCTATCATCGATTTCCTGAAACTTAACCCGGAGGAGATCGGTAAAGCTTGCAGGGATTGGGGAATGTTCCGATTGGTCAACCATGGAATCCCTGAGGAGCTCTCTGCTCAGCTTCAAGAAGTGTCCAAGAAACTATTCTCTCTCCCATTCGAAACCAAGCAGGCTCAGCTCCAAAGCCCAATGTCCTACTTTTGGGGCACCCCTGCCCTCACTCCCAACGGGGTGGTTGTCAACCAGGGCGTCCAGAAGGTGAATAGGGTGGAAGGGATATTTGTGCTTCTGAGTCAATTGTCTCAAATGCCGCCAGGAGATGATGATGTTCCAATGTTGAACTCTTTCAG AAATCTATTGGAGGAATATGAGAAGCACATGGCTCGACTAGCTAGGTTCCTATTCGAAGCTCTAAGGAAGAATGTAGACATGGATCCAAACTCATCTCAATCCTACCTATCAGAAGCCACAGGGGTGGTTCGGATCTACCGCTACCTTCAATGCTCCGAACCCAACAAAGCAGAAGGGATGGTTGCCCATACCGATAGCTCTGTTCTGTCCATATTGAACCAGGATGAAGTGGGAGGACTACAAATCTTTAAAGATGATAAGTGGATCGAAATAAAGCCAATCACCAACACCCTCATCGTTAACATTGGTGACATGCTCcag GCAATGAGTAACGATGAATACAAGAGTGTTGAACATAGAGTGATGAACAAACGGGCGGAGAGGATCTCAATCTGCTATTTTGTGTTCCCTGAGGACGAGGGTGTCATCCAAAGCACAAAGTACAAGCCCTTTACTTATAAGGAATTCCAAGCACAGGTTCAAAAAGATTTGAAGACTATTGGTATCAAGGTAGGGCTCCAGCGCTTCAGGCTTTAG